In Gossypium arboreum isolate Shixiya-1 chromosome 5, ASM2569848v2, whole genome shotgun sequence, a single genomic region encodes these proteins:
- the LOC108453296 gene encoding putative potassium transporter 12 has product MEEDWIEERSSVRLRGRTFSGGGVSESRWVDGSEVDSESPPLSMFDDNEAKEGYGSLRRRLVKKPKRVDSFDVEAMEIAGAHGHHPKDISTWHTLALAFQTLGVVYGDMGTSPLYVFSDVFSKVKIQSEVDILGALSLVMYTIALLPLVKYVFVVLKANDNGEGGTFALYSLICRYAKVNMLPNRQPADEQISSFRLKLPTPELERALSIKETLERRSSLKTLLLLLVLMGTSMVIGDGILTPAISVMSAVSGLQGAVKGFDTSAVVVFSIVILVALFSIQQFGTSKVGFSFAPALALWFFSLGSIGIYNLVKYDITVIKAVNPAYIYFFFKKNSKDAWSALGGCILCITGAEAMFADLGHFSVPAIQIAFTFVVFPCLLLAYMGQAAYLMKYPESSDRIFYDSVPESLFWPVFVIATLAAMIASQAMISATFSCVKQAMALGCFPRMKIIHTSRKLMGQIYIPVINWFLMIMCVVVVSIFRSTTDIANAYGIAEVGVMLVTTTLVTLVMLLIWQTNLFMALCFPLVFGSIELIYFSAVLSKVLEGGWLPLVFASFFLSVMYIWNYGSVLKYQSEVREKISMDFMLELGSTLGTVRTPGMGLLYNELVHGIPSIFGQFLLSLPAIHSTVVFVCIKYVPIPVVPQEERFLFRRVCPKDYHMFRCIARYGYKDIRKEDHHAFEQLLVQSLENFLRKEAQELALESGLHEMDLDSVSVSSRDYRTRDVPGNEELKVPLMLDMRSEEAETSNSEAASAALPSSIMSSEIDPSLEYELSALREAIDSGFTYFLAHGDVRAKKNSFFLKKLVINYLYAFLRRNCRAGAANMSVPHMNILQVGMTYMV; this is encoded by the exons ATGGAAGAAGATTGGATTGAAGAGAGAAGCAGCGTGAGACTGAGGGGTAGAACTTTCAGTGGTGGAGGGGTGAGCGAGTCAAGGTGGGTGGATGGTAGTGAGGTGGACTCAGAGTCACCTCCTTTGTCAATGTTTGATGATAACGAAGCCAAAGAAGGGTATGGATCTTTGAGGAGGAGACTGGTTAAGAAGCCCAAGAGAGTTGATTCCTTTGATGTTGAAGCCATGGAGATTGCTGGTGCTCATGGTCACCACCCTAAG GACATATCCACTTGGCACACTCTTGCATTGGCCTTTCAAACACTCGGGGTTGTGTATGGTGACATGGGCACAAGCCCTTTGTATGTTTTCAGTGATGTCTTCAGCAAAGTCAAAATACAATCAGAAGTGGATATCTTGGGTGCTTTATCACTGGTGATGTATACAATAGCTCTACTCCCCTTGGTAAAATACGTGTTTGTAGTGCTTAAAGCCAATGATAATGGGGAGG GGGGAACCTTTGCATTGTACTCACTGATTTGCAGGTATGCGAAGGTCAACATGCTGCCAAATCGTCAACCGGCAGATGAACAGATATCAAGTTTTAGGCTCAAACTGCCTACTCCAGAGTTAGAAAGGGCTTTAAGCATAAAAGAGACTTTGGAAAGGAGATCATCCTTGAAGACCCTCCTGTTGCTATTGGTCTTGATGGGAACTTCCATGGTCATAGGAGATGGTATTCTGACCCCCGCAATATCAG TTATGTCTGCTGTAAGTGGTCTTCAGGGTGCAGTAAAAGGCTTTGATACAT CTGCAGTTGTTGTTTTTTCAATTGTAATCCTTGTGGCATTGTTCAGCATACAACAGTTTGGAACCAGTAAAGTTGGTTTCTCATTTGCTCCCGCACTTGCTTTGTGGTTCTTCTCTCTGGGTTCAATAGGAATTTACAATCTAGTGAAGTATGATATTACAGTTATCAAGGCAGTCAATCCAGcttatatttattttttcttcaAGAAGAACAGCAAAGATGCATGGTCTGCTCTTGGAGGTTGCATTCTGTGCATTACAG GAGCTGAAGCGATGTTTGCCGATTTAGGGCATTTCTCTGTACCAGCCATACAG ATTGCCTTTACCTTTGTAGTGTTTCCCTGTCTTCTCCTCGCATACATGGGCCAGGCTGCGTATCTAATGAAATACCCTGAGTCTTCAGATAGAATTTTCTATGATTCTGTTCCAG AGAGCCTTTTCTGGCCAGTTTTCGTGATAGCTACTCTTGCTGCTATGATTGCGAGCCAAGCAATGATATCTGCTACATTTTCATGTGTCAAGCAGGCTATGGCTCTTGGTTGCTTCCCAAGAATGAAGATAATTCACACCTCGAGGAAACTGATGGGCCAAATTTATATCCCTGTGATAAATTGGTTTTTGATGATCATGTGTGTAGTTGTTGTTTCCATCTTCCGCAGCACCACTGATATCGCCAATGCATATG GCATAGCTGAAGTTGGTGTTATGTTGGTCACGACCACATTGGTGACACTTGTAATGCTTTTAATATGGCAGACCAATTTGTTTATGGCTTTGTGCTTTCCGCTTGTATTTGGATCAATAGAGCTTATCTACTTCTCTGCTGTTCTTTCCAAAGTCTTAGAGGGAGGTTGGCTTCCACTCGTTTTTGCTAGTTTCTTTCTCTCTGTCATGTACATTTGGAACTATGGCAGTGTGTTGAAGTACCAGAGTGAGGTCAGAGAGAAAATATCCATGGACTTCATGCTTGAACTCGGCTCTACACTTGGGACTGTGAGAACTCCGGGGATGGGTTTGCTATACAATGAGCTTGTACATGGCATTCCCTCGATATTCGGGCAGTTTCTACTTAGCCTGCCTGCCATCCATTCTACTGTTGTTTTTGTTTGCATCAAATACGTCCCTATTCCTGTGGTCCCACAGGAGGAGAGATTTCTTTTCCGAAGAGTTTGCCCGAAAGACTACCATATGTTTCGGTGTATTGCTAGATATGGTTACAAAGATATACGAAAGGAGGATCATCATGCATTTGAGCAACTTTTGGTTCAAAGCCTTGAGAATTTCTTGCGAAAAGAAGCTCAAGAGCTTGCCTTGGAGAGTGGTTTGCACGAAATGGATCTTGATAGTGTTTCGGTGAGCTCAAGGGATTACAGAACCAGGGATGTTCCTGGTAATGAGGAGCTTAAAGTCCCATTGATGCTTGACATGAGATCAGAAGAAGCAGAAACATCCAACTCAGAAGCTGCTTCAGCAGCGTTGCCCTCTAGCATCATGTCATCAGAAATAGATCCAAGTTTGGAATATGAGCTTTCAGCATTGCGAGAAGCAATCGATTCTGGATTTACATATTTCCTGGCACATGGAGATGTGAGAGCCAAAAAGAACTCATTTTTCCTCAAGAAACTCGTCATAAACTACCTCTATGCATTCCTAAGGAGAAACTGTCGAGCCGGGGCCGCAAATATGAGCGTACCGCACATGAATATCTTGCAGGTAGGTATGACATACATGGTCTGA